CGCTAGCCTAGATAAAGCACGGACCTACCGGCACCTCCAGTTTTTCAAAACAGACTGGTCCACGGAAACCAACCATCTGTATGAGCGAGTCACTCGATGGTAAGAGAGCCGTTATCCCTAGATACGATGGTGCTTCGCTATTACCAACGATAGATTAGGGTCTACGGAATGCTCATAAGTTGCCGCATACATTGAGACAGACTGTACGCCCCAAGGTCAAGCAGGGGCGCCCCCCCAAAATTAACCCTCTCCAGGAGGCATCGTGTCGGATCTATGGCGTTTGTCCGCAACTGAACTTGCTCATCTCATTCGCACTCGCAAAGTCTCTGCGAGGGAAGCAGCTGAGGCCGCACTTCAAAGGCTTAACGCGGTCAACCCGCAGATCAATGCGGTCGTCGCGCACCGGCCCGACTGGGTGCGCGAACAGGCCGACCAGGTCGACAGATTATTGGCCCGCGGCGAGGACCCTGGTCCGTTGGCTGGTGTTCCGGTCACTGTGAAGATCAACACAGATCAGGCAGGGTTCGCTACGACCAACGGCACACGACTACAGGAGGATCTGGTGGCGCAGGCCAACAGTCCAGCGGTCGATAATCTCCAGCGAGCCGGGGCGGTGCTGCTCGGCCGCAGCAATGCACCGACCTTCGCCTTGCGCTGGTTTACCAGCAATCTCGTTCACGGCGCCACGCGCAATCCGCGCGATCCGTCGTTGACGCCAGGTGGCTCTTCGGGCGGTGCGGCAGCCGCCGTCGCCGCCGGCATTGGTCATCTGGCACTCGGCACCGACATCGGAGGCTCGATCCGCTATCCGGCCTATGCCTGCGGAATCCACGGAATACGCCCTACGTTCGGACGTGTCCCGGCCTTCAACGCATCCTCGCCGGAGCGCGCAATCGGTGCCCAATTGATGTCCGCGACCGGCCCGATCGCCCGCACGATCAACGATCTTCAAGCTGGGCTCCTCGCGATGTCGGCTCGCGATCTTCGCGATCCCTGGTGGGTGCCGGTGCCCATCGCAGGTACTGCCATGCCGCGCCATGCAGCTATCTGTCTTCGCCCAGGCGGACTACAGAT
The sequence above is drawn from the Paraburkholderia phenazinium genome and encodes:
- a CDS encoding amidase family protein, whose product is MSDLWRLSATELAHLIRTRKVSAREAAEAALQRLNAVNPQINAVVAHRPDWVREQADQVDRLLARGEDPGPLAGVPVTVKINTDQAGFATTNGTRLQEDLVAQANSPAVDNLQRAGAVLLGRSNAPTFALRWFTSNLVHGATRNPRDPSLTPGGSSGGAAAAVAAGIGHLALGTDIGGSIRYPAYACGIHGIRPTFGRVPAFNASSPERAIGAQLMSATGPIARTINDLQAGLLAMSARDLRDPWWVPVPIAGTAMPRHAAICLRPGGLQISKEVEAALLDAGRRLADAGWTVEEIEDTPSIREAAQVQERLWLGDGFAGLVDAVARDGDPGAHAVVEASRAKVATLPADVISRELVRRTTLTRQWRQFLTTYPVLLLPVSAELPFPDNLDMRGNEAFERVWEAQLTMRALPAMGLPGLVVSTGLVGSVPVGVQIVAGHYREDLCLLAGKAIEARGTPPSPIDPVV